One part of the Lytechinus pictus isolate F3 Inbred chromosome 3, Lp3.0, whole genome shotgun sequence genome encodes these proteins:
- the LOC135153465 gene encoding uncharacterized protein LOC135153465, which translates to MAHKFLQNFECQIDKKCRRNCCCFEFNFTSPVKYTFPVLLVEAAAAKDDANLHDVASGVLRGLQSLFKEGNDSLFLIRDVTDTAEDMEKEGDASDSPKLIIQGDPFDSAKSQWMVMVESRVIGHLSSTTEGFVGWHTFLPPITTSIWNIQARLQQHWSSFRDVSSE; encoded by the exons atggcc CATAAATTCTTGCAAAATTTCGAGTGTCAGATCGATAAGAAGTGCCGTCGGAACTGCTGTTGTTTTGAATTCAACTTTACGTCTCCGGTCAAGTACACATTCCCTG TACTTCTCGTGGAAGCTGCGGCTGCAAAAGATGATGCAAACCTGCATGATGTAGCATCTGGTGTGCTGAGAGGGTTGCAGAGCCTGTTTAAAGAAGGGAATGACTCCCTTTTCCTCATCCGTGAT GTTACAGATACTGCTGAGGACatggagaaagagggagatgcATCTGATTCACCCAAACTCATAATCCAAG gAGATCCATTTGACTCGGCCAAGTCCCAGTGGATGGTCATGGTTGAAAGCAGAGTTATTGGCCATTTATCATCAACAACTGAAGGCTTTGTGGGGTGGCATACCTTTTTGCCACCTATTACAACCTCAATTTGGAATATCCAAGCACGGCTGCAGCAACACTGGAGTTCATTCAGAG ATGTCTCCTCGGAATAA